Proteins encoded together in one Papaver somniferum cultivar HN1 unplaced genomic scaffold, ASM357369v1 unplaced-scaffold_117, whole genome shotgun sequence window:
- the LOC113329591 gene encoding protein NRT1/ PTR FAMILY 5.2-like isoform X2 translates to MEGNNGLVEERDMRHRREEQYTEDGSVDLKGRPVLRSKGGRWKACWFIVGYETFERMAYYGISSNLVLYLTRKLQEGTVKSANNVTNWVGTVWMTPIIGAYVADAHLGRYWTFLISAAIYLLGMCLLTLAVSVPGLKPDGEPTNFQLKFFYAALYVIAIGTGGTKPNISTMGADQFDDFEPKEREQKLSFFNWWNFSIFFGTLGANTFVVYIQDNVGWALGYGLPTLGLAISILVFLVGTPFYRHKIVTGSPFTKLAKVFVATVKNLRVPYPSDPKELHEVSMDEYTKGKFRIDHTSSLRILDKAAIKTNGSSGSWSLSTVTQVEETKQMMKMLPILITSFIPSVMYAQINTLFVKQGTVLDRSMGPNFDIPPACLTAFVTISMLISLVVHDRWVVPLFRRYTKDPRGISLLQRMGAGYFFHILVMVTAALCDRKRLSVAREHGIDAKGEIVPLTIFILLPQFVLMGIADACVLVSQLEFFYDQAPEGMKSVGTTYFTTSLGIGNFLSSLFLSTMADITKKDGQEGWIRNNLNQSHFDYYYWFLAVLNVLNLIAFLIATKYYVYNVDVMDLKKEEMENGKELLAGNGNSREK, encoded by the exons ATGGAAGGGAATAATGGTCTAGTAGAAGAAAGAGACATGAGACATAGAAGAGAAGAACAGTATACAGAAGATGGTAGTGTGGATCTCAAAGGAAGACCTGTTCTTAGATCTAAAGGTGGAAGATGGAAAGCTTGTTGGTTTATCGTCG GGTACGAGACATTCGAAAGAATGGCATATTACGGGATTTCATCGAATTTGGTTCTGTACTTAACCAGAAAGTTGCAAGAAGGTACTGTTAAATCAGCAAATAATGTGACAAATTGGGTCGGTACTGTGTGGATGACCCCAATCATAGGTGCATATGTTGCTGATGCTCATCTTGGTAGATACTGGACTTTCCTCATATCCGCTGCCATTTATCTCCTG GGGATGTGCCTGCTTACTCTAGCAGTTTCAGTGCCAGGATTAAAGCCAGACGGAGAGCCAACAAATTTCCAGCTAAAATTCTTTTATGCTGCACTATATGTAATTGCAATAGGTACTGGAGGCACCAAACCAAACATCTCCACAATGGGTGCAGACCAATTCGACGATTTTGAACCTAAAGAGAGGGAACAAAAGTTATCATTCTTCAATTGGTGGAATTTTAGCATCTTCTTTGGAACCCTTGGTGCTAATACCTTTGTGGTATATATTCAAGACAATGTAGGTTGGGCACTCGGTTATGGCCTTCCTACACTTGGACTAGCCATTTCAATTTTGGTATTCTTGGTTGGAACACCATTTTACAGgcacaaaattgtcacaggaagCCCCTTCACTAAACTAGCTAAGGTTTTTGTTGCTACTGTCAAGAATTTGAGGGTACCGTATCCCAGTGACCCGAAAGAGCTCCATGAGGTTAGCATGGACGAGTATACGAAAGGAAAATTCAGGATTGATCACACCTCTTCGCTAAG GATTTTGGACAAAGCCGCTATAAAGACTAACGGTTCTAGCGGATCGTGGTCGCTGTCTACAGTAACCCAAGTGGAAGAAACCAAGCAAATGATGAAGATGCTTCCGATTCTTATCACTTCATTCATACCAAGCGTCATGTATGCACAAATAAACACACTTTTCGTCAAGCAAGGTACAGTCCTAGACAGAAGCATGGGTCCGAATTTCGATATCCCTCCGGCGTGTCTGACTGCATTCGTTACAATTTCAATGTTAATATCTCTAGTGGTACATGACCGTTGGGTTGTGCCATTGTTTCGAAGATATACGAAAGATCCTAGAGGGATATCGTTGTTGCAGAGAATGGGAGCTGGCTACTTCTTCCATATTCTTGTCATGGTTACCGCTGCATTATGTGACCGGAAGAGATTGAGTGTAGCAAGGGAACATGGTATTGATGCTAAAGGTGAAATTGTCCCGTTAACCATATTCATACTACTACCTCAGTTCGTCTTGATGGGGATCGCTGACGCTTGCGTGTTGGTTTCACAACTCGAATTCTTTTATGATCAAGCACCGGAAGGCATGAAAAGTGTCGGGACTACGTATTTTACTACTAGTCTCGGAATCGGAAACTTCTTAAGTAGTTTGTTTCTGTCAACAATGGCAGATATTACCaagaaagatggtcaggaaggatGGATCAGAAATAACTTGAATCAGTCGCACTTCGACTATTACTACTGGTTTCTTGCGGTTCTGAATGTGCTTAACTTAATTGCTTTCTTGATCGCTACaaaatactatgtctataatgtTGACGTTATGGATTTAAAGAAGGAAGAGATGGAGAACGGTAAGGAGTTGTTGGCAGGTAATGGGAATTCACGAGAAAAATAA
- the LOC113329591 gene encoding protein NRT1/ PTR FAMILY 5.2-like isoform X1: protein MALEKMEGNNGLVEERDMRHRREEQYTEDGSVDLKGRPVLRSKGGRWKACWFIVGYETFERMAYYGISSNLVLYLTRKLQEGTVKSANNVTNWVGTVWMTPIIGAYVADAHLGRYWTFLISAAIYLLGMCLLTLAVSVPGLKPDGEPTNFQLKFFYAALYVIAIGTGGTKPNISTMGADQFDDFEPKEREQKLSFFNWWNFSIFFGTLGANTFVVYIQDNVGWALGYGLPTLGLAISILVFLVGTPFYRHKIVTGSPFTKLAKVFVATVKNLRVPYPSDPKELHEVSMDEYTKGKFRIDHTSSLRILDKAAIKTNGSSGSWSLSTVTQVEETKQMMKMLPILITSFIPSVMYAQINTLFVKQGTVLDRSMGPNFDIPPACLTAFVTISMLISLVVHDRWVVPLFRRYTKDPRGISLLQRMGAGYFFHILVMVTAALCDRKRLSVAREHGIDAKGEIVPLTIFILLPQFVLMGIADACVLVSQLEFFYDQAPEGMKSVGTTYFTTSLGIGNFLSSLFLSTMADITKKDGQEGWIRNNLNQSHFDYYYWFLAVLNVLNLIAFLIATKYYVYNVDVMDLKKEEMENGKELLAGNGNSREK, encoded by the exons ATGGCGCT AGAAAAGATGGAAGGGAATAATGGTCTAGTAGAAGAAAGAGACATGAGACATAGAAGAGAAGAACAGTATACAGAAGATGGTAGTGTGGATCTCAAAGGAAGACCTGTTCTTAGATCTAAAGGTGGAAGATGGAAAGCTTGTTGGTTTATCGTCG GGTACGAGACATTCGAAAGAATGGCATATTACGGGATTTCATCGAATTTGGTTCTGTACTTAACCAGAAAGTTGCAAGAAGGTACTGTTAAATCAGCAAATAATGTGACAAATTGGGTCGGTACTGTGTGGATGACCCCAATCATAGGTGCATATGTTGCTGATGCTCATCTTGGTAGATACTGGACTTTCCTCATATCCGCTGCCATTTATCTCCTG GGGATGTGCCTGCTTACTCTAGCAGTTTCAGTGCCAGGATTAAAGCCAGACGGAGAGCCAACAAATTTCCAGCTAAAATTCTTTTATGCTGCACTATATGTAATTGCAATAGGTACTGGAGGCACCAAACCAAACATCTCCACAATGGGTGCAGACCAATTCGACGATTTTGAACCTAAAGAGAGGGAACAAAAGTTATCATTCTTCAATTGGTGGAATTTTAGCATCTTCTTTGGAACCCTTGGTGCTAATACCTTTGTGGTATATATTCAAGACAATGTAGGTTGGGCACTCGGTTATGGCCTTCCTACACTTGGACTAGCCATTTCAATTTTGGTATTCTTGGTTGGAACACCATTTTACAGgcacaaaattgtcacaggaagCCCCTTCACTAAACTAGCTAAGGTTTTTGTTGCTACTGTCAAGAATTTGAGGGTACCGTATCCCAGTGACCCGAAAGAGCTCCATGAGGTTAGCATGGACGAGTATACGAAAGGAAAATTCAGGATTGATCACACCTCTTCGCTAAG GATTTTGGACAAAGCCGCTATAAAGACTAACGGTTCTAGCGGATCGTGGTCGCTGTCTACAGTAACCCAAGTGGAAGAAACCAAGCAAATGATGAAGATGCTTCCGATTCTTATCACTTCATTCATACCAAGCGTCATGTATGCACAAATAAACACACTTTTCGTCAAGCAAGGTACAGTCCTAGACAGAAGCATGGGTCCGAATTTCGATATCCCTCCGGCGTGTCTGACTGCATTCGTTACAATTTCAATGTTAATATCTCTAGTGGTACATGACCGTTGGGTTGTGCCATTGTTTCGAAGATATACGAAAGATCCTAGAGGGATATCGTTGTTGCAGAGAATGGGAGCTGGCTACTTCTTCCATATTCTTGTCATGGTTACCGCTGCATTATGTGACCGGAAGAGATTGAGTGTAGCAAGGGAACATGGTATTGATGCTAAAGGTGAAATTGTCCCGTTAACCATATTCATACTACTACCTCAGTTCGTCTTGATGGGGATCGCTGACGCTTGCGTGTTGGTTTCACAACTCGAATTCTTTTATGATCAAGCACCGGAAGGCATGAAAAGTGTCGGGACTACGTATTTTACTACTAGTCTCGGAATCGGAAACTTCTTAAGTAGTTTGTTTCTGTCAACAATGGCAGATATTACCaagaaagatggtcaggaaggatGGATCAGAAATAACTTGAATCAGTCGCACTTCGACTATTACTACTGGTTTCTTGCGGTTCTGAATGTGCTTAACTTAATTGCTTTCTTGATCGCTACaaaatactatgtctataatgtTGACGTTATGGATTTAAAGAAGGAAGAGATGGAGAACGGTAAGGAGTTGTTGGCAGGTAATGGGAATTCACGAGAAAAATAA